One window of the Salminus brasiliensis chromosome 1, fSalBra1.hap2, whole genome shotgun sequence genome contains the following:
- the LOC140537453 gene encoding E3 ubiquitin-protein ligase NHLRC1-like, producing the protein MSEAPVSQPSSSGRVKGAEEILAEIRSDLLECKVCFERFSSQQSGRRPRNLPCGHVICLACVCAVAHPVLRQLECPFCRRMCDIGATYDCQALLELQDLLGSAGIPRRPLSALGSGPSWSGPPCLERGGQAGAEGLASGLMRLRAAFGGWGTIVNPTGVAVLGSSTAVVVVVHGGHEKVTIFDSQGQYLHSFGDYGHNCSQLCHILGVAVSANGHIVVTDAGDSSVKVFSSRGRPLVTIFGPFELPWGVDVDNCGRFLVTDAQAGTLWQVVVDFGQNLVLTKVVVLKELRCPRAVTSCRVSGRVAVLEHLAAQRGHNGDPVATRLKLFSKDFVLLTQVDSFSLSLMNSTKLDISYTAFDRRGDVIVADSQQGLIWSLGDLQKAPVLSPLVKDGLVRPVGLVATEQNSLIVLDGGDHAVKIYSASAGDSYDAKRSKSI; encoded by the coding sequence ATGTCTGAAGCCCCGGTCTCTCAGCCCAGCAGCTCTGGAAGGGTGAAAGGGGCCGAGGAGATCCTGGCGGAGATCCGCTCTGACCTGCTGGAGTGTAAGGTGTGCTTCGAGAGGTTCTCCTCACAGCAGAGTGGACGCAGGCCCAGGAATCTGCCCTGTGGTCATGTGATCTGTCTGGCATGTGTCTGCGCCGTGGCACACCCTGTCTTACGCCAACTGGAGTGCCCTTTCTGCAGGCGGATGTGCGATATCGGGGCCACCTACGACTGCCAGGCCCTCCTTGAACTTCAGGACCTTCTCGGTTCGGCAGGAATTCCAAGACGTCCCTTAAGCGCTCTAGGTTCAGGCCCATCCTGGTCTGGTCCTCCATGCCTAGAAAGGGGAGGCCAAGCTGGGGCAGAAGGGCTGGCTTCGGGCCTTATGCGTCTTCGCGCTGCCTTTGGAGGCTGGGGCACAATCGTCAATCCAACTGGGGTCGCTGTTCTGGGGTCATCAacggcagtggtggtggtggtccatGGAGGCCACGAGAAGGTCACCATCTTCGACTCTCAGGGCCAATATTTGCACAGCTTTGGTGATTACGGTCACAACTGTTCCCAACTCTGTCACATTCTTGGTGTTGCAGTATCCGCTAACGGCCACATTGTGGTGACCGATGCAGGAGACAGCTCAGTTAAGGTCTTCTCCTCCAGGGGACGTCCTCTGGTCACCATCTTCGGGCCGTTTGAGCTGCCGTGGGGTGTTGATGTGGACAACTGTGGGCGCTTTCTTGTGACTGATGCTCAAGCTGGCACTCtttggcaggtagtggtggaCTTTGGGCAGAACCTTGTCTTAACCAAGGTGGTGGTTCTGAAGGAGCTTCGGTGCCCGAGAGCTGTGACGTCGTGTAGAGTTTCTGGACGTGTTGCAGTGTTGGAGCACCTAGCGGCCCAAAGAGGCCACAATGGGGATCCAGTAGCAACACGGCTGAAGCTGTTCAGCAAGGATTTTGTCCTGCTAACCCAGGTGGACAGTTTCAGCCTGAGCTTGATGAACTCTACGAAGCTGGACATCTCCTACACTGCCTTTGACAGGAGAGGGGATGTGATTGTGGCGGATTCCCAACAAGGTCTCATATGGAGTTTGGGTGACCTGCAGAAAGCGCCGGTGCTGTCTCCACTGGTGAAGGACGGACTCGTGCGTCCAGTGGGTTTAGTGGCGACTGAGCAGAACTCTCTGATTGTCTTGGACGGTGGAGACCATGCGGTGAAGATATACTCGGCCAGTGCAGGGGACTCATACGATGCTAAAAGAAGCAAATCGATCTGA